The proteins below are encoded in one region of Phaseolus vulgaris cultivar G19833 chromosome 1, P. vulgaris v2.0, whole genome shotgun sequence:
- the LOC137816662 gene encoding probable folate-biopterin transporter 2, whose product MQEEGNQEDPCGESVEENEPKRGVWDCFCIPVQWFSMLSREMHWSFVFGVVVIYGISQGIGGALAEVGTKYYMKDVQKVQPSEAQVYKGITSIPWIVKPLWGLLTDVLPFFGYRRRPYFVFAGILGVISMLLLSWHKNLHLVLALLSLTAGSAGVAIADVTIDACVAQNSISHPSLAADMQSLCAFSSSVGSLFGFFISGIFVHLIGPMGVFGLMTIPAGLVIFVGFLLYEPRMHHTSYRQVKQNFFEASKAMWTTLKSEDVWRPCLYMYLSISLSLDIREGMFYWYTDSKGGPSFSQESVGFIFSISSVGALLGAILYQYALKEYAFRSLLFWTQLIYGLSGMLDLVLVLRWNLKFGIADYFFVVIVESIAQMTNRLKWMPMLVLSSKLCPSGIEGTFFALLMSIDNVGLLSASWGGGFVLHILKITRTRFDNIWLAIFIRNILRITPLWLLFLVPRADPNSSILPASETMDSKVAIDTSDTKNVELMSLVHSVDGK is encoded by the exons ATGCAGGAGGAGGGAAATCAGGAAGATCCATGTGGTGAATCTGTGGAGGAAAATGAACCCAAAAGGGGGGTTTGGGACTGTTTTTGCATCCCCGTCCAATGGTTTAGCATGCTTTCTAGGGAAATGCATTGGAGCTTTGTATTTGGGGTGGTGGTTATTTATGGAATAAGCCAGGGAATTGGTGGAGCTCTTGCTGAAGTTGGCACTAAGTATTACATGAAAGATGTTCAGAAGGTGCAGCCATCCGAAGCACAGGTTTATAAAGGAATCACATCCATTCCTTGGATTGTGAAGCCTCTTTGGGGTCTTCTCACTGATGTTCTCCCATTTTTTGGGTATCGCAGGAGACCTTATTTCGTTTTTGCTG GTATCTTAGGAGTAATTTCCATGCTTTTGTTATCTTGGCATAAAAATCTGCATCTTGTGCTGGCCCTTCTATCATTAACAGCTGGGAGTGCTGGGGTGGCAATAGCAGATGTAACCATTGATGCTTGTGTGGCACAGAACAGTATCTCTCATCCCTCACTTGCAGCTGACATGCAAAGTTTATGTGCTTTTAGTTCTTCTGTTGGATCACTATTTGGTTTCTTCATTAGTGGTATCTTTGTTCACCTTATAGGCCCAATG GGGGTGTTTGGTTTGATGACTATCCCAGCTGGACTAGTAATTTTTGTTGGTTTTCTGCTTTATGAGCCTCGCATGCACCACACATCTTATAGACAG GTGAAACAAAATTTTTTTGAAGCTTCCAAGGCTATGTGGACTACATTGAAGAGCGAAGATGTATGGAGGCCTTGTTTATACATGTATTTATCCATTTCATTGAGTTTGGATATTCGTGAAGGAATGTTTTATTGGTATACAGACTCAAAGGGTGGACCATCTTTCTCtcag GAGAGTGTTggttttatattttcaattagtTCAGTGGGGGCCCTTTTAGGTGCAATCCTATATCAGTATGCCCTGAAGGAATATGCATTCAGGAGCTTGCTCTTCTGGACTCAGTTGATATATGGTTTGTCAGGGATGCTTGATCTGGTTCTGGTGTTGAGATGGAACCTGAAGTTTGGCATAGCAGATTATTTCTTTGTTGTGATTGTTGAAAGCATAGCACAAATGACCAACAGGCTAAAGTGGATGCCTATGCTTGTGCTTAGCTCAAAGCTGTGTCCCTCAGGCATTGAAGGGACCTTTTTTGCTCTCCTAATGTCAATTGATAATGTTGGACTTCTGTCTGCATCATGGGGTGGTGGCTTTGTTCTCCACATTCTAAAGATCACAAGAACAAGGTTTGATAATATTTGGTTGGCCATTTTTATCAGGAACATCTTAAGGATCACTCCACTTTGGCTGCTGTTTTTGGTTCCTAGAGCTGACCCCAACTCTTCCATTCTCCCAGCAAGTGAAACCATGGATTCCAAGGTGGCTATTGACACTTCAGACACCAAAAATGTTGAATTGATGTCCCTTGTACACAGTGTTGATGGTAAATAG